The Mytilus galloprovincialis chromosome 2, xbMytGall1.hap1.1, whole genome shotgun sequence genome has a window encoding:
- the LOC143064191 gene encoding galactose-3-O-sulfotransferase 2-like encodes MLCNTDKPRYCIIVLNLLLIQVNGIENYYHRFNIERFGGQNRMISFFDREHIAKLSSSKLEKDIYLRYLDYNKYNTLSLEQIMETFPNKGKDVNTCTQPQKKVVFLKVHKAGSTTVQNIFLRYGDTHGLNIALPKSYDMECFNYLGFQSILNHSRIMKLPKNKTIDIICNHAIYNKKVFTEFMGFDTTYIGILRDPVNQWSSATFFYGFIEYLRDLLGEHLEDRQLLSAVLEEPSIFHDCPHTHNSMIEDLGLSIKDSVNQSAVENYLRLLDNEISLVMIMEYFDESLILMKRLLCWDIKDIMYVPLNINSEKMKRKINLTDKDQHNLFKYNYADFRLYVHFKEKFFNRIKQSGNNFLAEVKYFQNARKSVTEYCKRCQSSNFSSCTDLKILSSEWSELFTITGKDCRFMMTQEESLLVELMNKARQKYGITH; translated from the coding sequence ATGCTGTGCAACACAGATAAGCCTCGATATTGTATTATTGTGTTGAACTTACTACTAATTCAAGTGAATGGCATCGAAAACTATTATCATAGATTCAACATTGAACGTTTTGGTGGTCAAAATCGTATGATTTCCTTTTTTGATAGAGAACATATTGCAAAACTTTCCTCTTCAAAATTGGAGAAAGACATATACCTTAGATATCTagattataacaaatataatactCTGTCACTTGAACAGATCATGGAAACGTTTCCGAATAAAGGGAAGGACGTTAATACTTGTACCCAGCCGCAGAAGAAAGTGGTATTTCTGAAAGTTCACAAAGCTGGTAGTACAACTGTCCAAAATATATTTCTGCGTTATGGAGACACACATGGACTAAATATTGCCTTACCAAAATCATATGATATGGAGTGTTTTAATTATTTGGGTTTTCAGAGTATATtgaaccattcaagaattatgaAACTTCCAAAAAATAAGACTATAGATATTATTTGTAATCATGCTATTTATAACAAGAAAGTGTTTACAGAATTTATGGGATTTGATACAACTTACATAGGAATACTCAGGGATCCCGTCAATCAGTGGTCGTCTGCCACATTCTTCTACGGTTTTATTGAATACCTTCGCGATCTTCTTGGTGAGCACCTTGAAGACAGACAACTTCTATCTGCTGTTTTGGAAGAGCCTAGTATTTTCCACGACTGTCCACATACTCACAATTCGATGATTGAAGATTTAGGACTTTCAATAAAGGATTCTGTCAATCAATCAGCAGTCGAAAATTACCTCAGACTTCTTGATAACGAAATTTCATTGGTTATGATTATGGAATATTTTGATGAATCTTTGATTCTTATGAAGAGACTATTATGTTGGGATATCAAAGATATCATGTATGTACCGTTAAATATAAACAGcgaaaaaatgaaaagaaaaataaatttgacagACAAAGATCAACATAATCTATTTAAATATAATTACGCAGATTTTAGGCTTTATGTGCATTTTAAGGAGAAATTTTTCAACAGGATAAAACAATCTGGAAACAATTTTTTGGCAGAAGTCAAATATTTCCAAAACGCAAGAAAATCTGTAACAGAATACTGCAAAAGATGTCAATCATCAAATTTCTCTAGTTGTACTGATTTAAAAATATTGTCATCAGAATGGAGTGAACTGTTTACTATAACTGGAAAGGACTGTCGATTCATGATGACACAAGAGGAATCTTTACTGGTGGAACTAATGAATAAAGCCAGACAGAAATATGGTATTACTcattag